The genomic DNA CGCCCATATATTTTTGCCTACTCAGCAAAGGCAGTTCTTTACGCTCTTTCGCGATCTTCGAAGTCATTGCGTAACCTGCAACGCCGCAGTTTACCCGGGTGTGACAAGCTATGGCGATACCTTCCAGCCGACCCATGATGCCACAATGGTTTCGATTAATCGCGATATTAGAGCCCGACTCAAAATTAATACGCATTGATTTCAAGTCCTTGCGATAAGGCGGGTGGTGCGCCGGATGGATGCGATGAGCAGCCACGCTTCGGAAGATGCTACGGTTGCCTCCCAGTCTTTTGCCAAGCGACGACATCTTCCAAGCCAGGCAAATGTGCGCTCGACAACCCAGCGCCTTGCAATAACAACAAATCCTTTTGCACCATCGGGGCGTTTGACGATCTCGATGGTCGGCCCATCCATGTTTTGAAGAACAGTTTTCAGCTTTTGCCCAGCATAACCGCCATCTGCAAACAGATGGGCAAGGCTGGGGAAGCTCTCTTTCGTGTATGCGATGGCGTCCGGTGCGCCATCCCTGTCCTGTATATCGGCGGTGTGCGTGATCGCGCCCAGCATATTGCCTTGTGTATCAGTGAGGATGTGACGCTTGCGGCCTGTGATCTTCTTGCCCGCATCAAAGCCGCGCGGGCCGCCGCTTTCCGTGGTTTTCACGCTTTGGCTGTCGATCACACCCGCTGTCGGCTCTGCCGCGCGGCCGGCCAAAAGGCGCGCGGACATGACCAGCGTTTCGTTGATGATGTCGAGCAGGCCGCTGTCGCGTAATCGGTAGAAATAGTGCTGGACCGTTGTGAAGGGCGGGAAGTCTTTTGGCAGCATCGCCCACTGGCAGCCCGACGCCGCTATATACTGGATCGCGTTCCATATCTCGCGCATCGGCCATTTGCGCGGTCGACCGACCTTGCTCGGCGCAGGCATGAACGGCACGATCAACGCCCATTCCTCGTCCGTACAATCGCTTGCATAGCGCAAGTATCTGCGGTCATATTGCTTCCGAGTGATTTCAGTCCAAGCCATCCGATCCTCCATTGTCTTTGCAAACAACAGAGAATCACAACTTGCTGAAATCACTCAACATAATTTTCGGTTGGCCTCTTAGCTCCGAAGGTTATGTCGCGAGCATGAGAAAAATCGTAGAGAAGCAGGCTGATTCGGGGCTTCTGAAGAGTATTTCCAAAAATGGCAAAAACTTCGCGATCTTGGCCTACGCTGCTACAGGAAATCCACGAATTCTGTTGAAAACCGTTTTCGATGCGCAGAAAATGTCTTCAACTGAAATCAATACGGTAGTTCGGGAATTCTATCGAGGAGGTATATGGGCTGAACACTCTTCTTTATCAGAGAAATACTTGGGCCACAAATCCGTGATCGATTGGGGTCGCAATTTTTTAGAAGATGTTGTTCTACCTGAATTAAAACAAAAAAATGACGATTATCTTGAACGAGAAAAAAACTCCACTGCATATATTTGGATACATAGAGACGCACCAGAAATCATAAAGGAGGCCCTTCGGATTCTTTGCTATACAGGTGTTCTTGCTGAACATTCCGGGGGGATACGAGCGACCCGTAGTGAGGTTGGTAAAAGATACACTGTTAATTTGGGGTGTCTATTTGCGCTTGAAACAACGCCAGCGACGACCGCTTTCAATATCGCCAACACACTTACACCGAAACGGATGTCTGAATATGGAGCAAATCATTCTTCGTTTTTTCCGCTGATTGATCAGAAAGTGGATTTATCTAAAATCCAAGAGGGTTTTGATCTAGAAGAA from Pararhizobium sp. IMCC3301 includes the following:
- a CDS encoding IS5 family transposase — its product is MAWTEITRKQYDRRYLRYASDCTDEEWALIVPFMPAPSKVGRPRKWPMREIWNAIQYIAASGCQWAMLPKDFPPFTTVQHYFYRLRDSGLLDIINETLVMSARLLAGRAAEPTAGVIDSQSVKTTESGGPRGFDAGKKITGRKRHILTDTQGNMLGAITHTADIQDRDGAPDAIAYTKESFPSLAHLFADGGYAGQKLKTVLQNMDGPTIEIVKRPDGAKGFVVIARRWVVERTFAWLGRCRRLAKDWEATVASSEAWLLIASIRRTTRLIART